The genomic DNA AATAAAAAGCACGCCATCACCATATCTAACCCTAAACTTACTGGGTCTTTTATCGCACTGCCAAAATATAACCCCAACCAAGTGCCTAACAACCAACACAACCACAACGCAATACCGCCACCGATTAAAATACCCAAGCCCTGCTTGCCATTGTTGATGGCTTGTAAACTCATGGCCCAGTTAGCATCGGTCACCAACATCATCGCGCCATAGCGTTTGGTAACAGAGAGGTGTGCAATATGCTGATGCAAAGATGCCCCCATTAATAAATGGCGTGCATTAATGGCAAATACCGTAATCATCACTGGGATAATTGCGATTTCAGCGCCCCATAAATCTAAGGTAGCGAATTGAGAAGCACCCGCAAACACAAAGGCACTCATGGCAAGAATGGCACTGTTCGTTAACCCGTGTTGCGTGGCTGCCAACCCGAAAGCCAACCCAAAGGCGATGACAAATATGGATATTGGTAGCAGTTGTACAAAGCCTTGGTAGATTAGGCGGCTAGTGATGTGTTGTTGTGCTTGAGACATGGATAAAAAGCTCTACTTAAATAGGAGATGACATTTAAATACTGACGAGCTTCAATGCTACGCCACATACAAACGAACTGCATCAGCTTTTTGTCATAGCTTGCCAAATATTGGTAAAATCTGCGAAGGTTTTAAGTTGATAATCTACGAACTCTAGCTTGTGCTTAGATGGTTTGCCTAGAATTGACTTGCCCATTAACAAATTTTCAATAGATTGATACTGCACACAACTTTAAGCTTGCTGACTTGTCTTGGACATTGTCGTCTAAATCAAAAAGTGCGTGCATTTAGTTTACTTGTGAAATTTTGACGTGCAGTTTTGAGAACTTTCGAGCATATTTAGTCACTTCGATCTGTATTGATAGTGACAATGACTAATTTTTTCAAAGCTTCCAAATTAGTGGGTTCGTTGAATGCTGTTTCAAATAAATTGTAAGCCTCACAGTCCTTTTCTTTAAGCCAACTAAAACTAAGTTTAGAGCCTAAAAACCAGTGATCTCGAAGTTCAAAATACACTTCTAACAACTGACACAGCAACAAAGTTCGCCGATAGCTTGCTTCAAATGATTGTCCTGATGCTCTTTGGACCATATTTAAAGACCATTCAACAAGGTGCTTTCTCGCATCAGGCTTAAGCGGCTCTGGACCAGCACTATAAAAGTCTGTCACTTCCTTCAAAAAATTTTCACCTTGACCTGACTTATCTATCAGTAGTTCACCACCTACAAAACGCAAAAACTCTTTTTTCTTTGGTACCGCTTCTTTTAAAGCATAGATCCAGCAATCAAGTTTTCTTCCATTAAATAGCCTTACATCTTTAGAGACATCAGTTGCCCTGCAAAAACAAGCTATATCAATATCACTATCGCCTGAATAATCCCCGCGAGCAACTGACCCATAAAGAATGATAAACTCAGGGTCGTATTTCATTTGAAGATCTAAAACAATTTCACTTACTAGCTCTTTCACAGCTTTCCTTTACAAATTAATGGTAATTTGTTGTGTGATATTTTACAGCATACAATCCATCTTAATTTTTAACTAAGAGATTTTGCTATTAGATTTCTCCAAATTCGAATAGGCATTTATGATTTCTGTCTGCACTTTACTTTCCACCTTGGTTCGAGGTGGTACTTTTTTACATTGCACAATTGCAATTATTGCCCCTAAAAGCGGCAAGCAAAAAATGACCACATACCAAAATAAGCGCTTATAAAAACAATCCGAATAAGCTTTCTGGGCAACAAAAAAAGCATAAACTACAAGTGCCAGTGAAATGACTGAGAATAAAATATAATTCATATCTTCCTTATTTTAAAACATTAACATTCCTAGTCTACATCATAGGGCTTGTTATGAGGTAACTCTAATGACTTATTGACGATCAATTCTTGCCATTCATCAATAGTAACGCCTAATTTTATCGAGTCGTACTAGACGCCAATAAAGTATCCAACCTTTCTAAGTGCTCCTTCTATTTTAAAGCTGATACTTTTCGCAATGCTGATCAATCTAGGATTACCAGACCAAGTTGTCATACCTACTTTTTCAAGCTCTAAATTTTCAAAGATGGTGGTAACCCATGCGACTTAAGTCGGGCAAAAAATACCGAAGGCAGTATGGCTAAAAATCTTTTAATTTTAGGTTAAAAGGTCTATAAATAGACTGGTAGTTTTAAAATTGTGAATGGGTCACTCAATTTAAATTATATGATGCATATTTTAATTGAATAATTTCCGACTGATATACAATGACACCTAGACATTAAATTGACTAGATTTCCCACTCCGATTTATAAGTTCGCCCTTCGAGCAAAGCACAAAGCTCATGCATGACTTGCATTGACTTTACCAAGCGGGGTTTCCGTTCCTCAGAAAGCATTCCATTAACCCAATGTCGATCATGCACATATACATTGTAAGGGTTAATAATGCATTTAAAGTCTAACATGAGCGAGTTGGCTAGTGGGGTGTGCGCCATATAGCTATGTGGAAGACCTGCTGAATTTACAAAGGTGATTACCTTATCGAAAAGCGCACCAACATGCTGTTCGTCTGTTGAGCCAACGTATTCGATGTATTTTTTTAACTCTGAACAAGTACCCCAATTATAGGTTGGGCTACACAACACTATGCCTACAGCATCTTTAGTAATTGCGTGTAAATACTTATATTGAGAAGACTCATATATTGTATTGTTGTCGAAATTTGGGATATTGAGTTCGTCTAGATCTACAAATTTCGTATCTATCGCCAGTGTTTCTAATGTTGCCTGACATTGCTTGGCCAGTATGCGGCTTCTACTATTTGGGTCTTGACTAGAGCTAACGATCAAAATATACACTTATTAAATTTCCTGCTTCATCTTAGCGCTTCATACAGTTTCGAAATTTGGTATTTACAAAAGCTACATCATTAGTATGGCATGTTTTTATGTAATTTGAGCGAATCACAAAGTTGTACGTAATCTGTCCAAAAAGATAGTTGCATCTTAAACGGAAAATAAGGAGGCCCTCTCGTTTCACGCGACCATTTGCACTAGAAGTAGCCGTGGTAACGTAATGACTATTATTTTAGAAAAAAGAAAAATTAACATACTGGTATATAGCCAAAAAATAACAGGCTCTTCCTTCCTATTAAGTATATGTACTCCTCCTAATAGCTTAATGCTTCCTTTTTCAATTCTAAGTAGGCAATAAAACAGCATGTAAATAGCGCCAATCAGTAGAAAATAATTAGCTGCAAGCGCATTACGATCTGAAATTTCAATTGTACCACCAAGAAGAAATCCAATTGGTGTCAGTGCCATGCAAATCAAAGCTACTTTTCTGTGCATTTTCTCAAAAATCATAATTCATCTACATTGTATTTCGTCATTGCCTGGCGCGAGCGCTATCTTGTTCACGAAAGTTGTTTATTTACACAGAGTACTCTCATTGACTCTTGTTAGCCGTTTATTTAACCGCTGCTAAAAAAGATGGTTCATATATCTCGTGCATTGAAGAACATAGCCAGTTTGTTCTAGTGCTAGAATGCTGAAAAATTCACTTTAACTTGACATTAACCTTTTATCATGTAGAGAACTATTGAAATAGTGAGGCATAAAAACAGTAATGACATATATACAAAATGAACAAAGTAAATCAGGTTCTTATTTTCTGATTTTTTACTCAGAACATTTAAAATAGGCCCAATTGGAACAAATCGCCCATATGCCTCCAATTTGTAAAACTGCAATTCAAAAATTAAAGGAATTGCTGATATCCCTATCAGTTGAAACAAAGTGCGATCCGAGAAAAATATAAATAAGAATCCTATATACAGAATTATAAATGCTATTCGAAACAAATATCGCGAGTAGAATATTTTTGCATATCGTACGGTATAAGAAATGTTCCCCTCGTTCAATGCACATCTCCAGCTTGGTCAATAAACGCTTCTGTGAACGAACCACCCATAATATATTTAACCACTACAATTATCGGATATTTTTTCCATTTTGAACGGCAACACATTGATTGTTTGAAAACCATCGTAGATAAATAAGCTCCCTATAACTACTTCATACTGACTGCTGTAGGTGTAAGCTATCTTTAAAGACTTCAAGTTATTCTTTGTGAAATCTATAACCTTTAAATCTTCGATTATTACAACATCTTTATCTGATGCTTCAAACATAAATTTCTGGCCTGAAAATTTAGTATATTCAAGAATGATTAAATTTTTTATTAAACACACTGATATATCAACAGAACTTGTGTTTTGAATAGACTTATAAAGCCCTTTAGGTAAATCTTCATTTGAGTAACCAAGCGGAGCAGCAAGCACAAATATTAAAGTTATAATTTTATTCACTAAGTGATTCCAAATAGTCGTTGTAAAGGGGTCACCAATTACCCGCCAGGGTTAACTGCCAAATCTATTCCATATCCACTGTAAGAAAAGTCCAAATTACTGATGTCCGGGTACATACAGCCTTTTTAGTTCTTCACTATATTGGGAATCAAAATATCCATTGCCTGCATTGATAGTTTGGTATGGCATTCTTGTTTGTTCAATTAGTAAATCACAAAGCTGTGCGTAATTAGACCAAAAAGACACCATACATTCTTTTCCGTTCCATTGCTGCTCAAAGCAATAGGGCGTTTTTTCTAGATATTCAGCAACTTTTAAAGACCATTTTTCTCCGCGATGCTCCATAACCCATTCAATGTGAGACTCCACGTTACTTGGACGCAAGTAAATCAACTTAGGATTTACATCGGCTAGTATACGTTGGCATTCACTGTAATAGTCAGCCACTAATTTTTGGTTCCTACCCTCTAGCATGAAACGAACCGTGCTTTGAAATAGGCTCCCCTCAAAGATAAAAAGATGATCACTACCCTTATTATCAGAAACAAATTTCGCCCACTGCTTTAAGCAAAGTTCAGGGAAAGTCTTTTTGTATTTATCATGCTTAATAAAGGCAGGGTGAATTGGGTGATCTGCTGACTCTTCTAGGTACCAGCTTGACCCAACTCCATCAACTTGAGCCCCATCATATAGTTGCTTTGCCAGTGTGCTTTTTCCACTACCTGGCAATCCTTCGATTAGCAATAGATCCATACAATCCCTTAAGGTGTAACGCTCGCAGAACACGTGGAATGAGGTGAATGCTTAGCTGTAACCTAAAAGGCGGAGCTTCAGCGAACTCCAACTCAATGAAATGGAGCGGTTATGATGTGTTTGTTAAGCATTGATCACCTTGCTACTTTGCTTAAATATTGAGACAAACCAAAATATTGCCATAACTCCAGATGAAATAATGCCGTTTATTAAAGCATCTTTTAATAGAAGCATGTAGCCAGCGGCAGTAATTGAGCCATACTCTACAACAAGGGTTTGTGAATAATAGCTAGATGTGTAGCCACTTAATAACCAAAGCGATAAGGCTATATCCAACGTTACAGCTACTACAAACATTACAGCACAATATGACCACATATTTGTGGCATTTAGTTTCTTCAGAACCAAGTGAGATATGCCTGCAAAGGCTAAAAATACTACGTATGCAAAAAAGGTGTTTATAACCACCCATTTTTGCAACTCAGAATGTTCTAAAGCAGGCACAGTCCAAACAACAATGTATAACCATGGCGCAATGAGAACACCTATGACTTTTCGAATGACTGAGTTGTCTATTTTCATTATTTCCTAACAGCTTATTATTTACCTACAAACTATTTTTACGGTGACCGTATGTTTAAATTCAGAATAACTTAAAAACACCGATTAATTAGTTTTAACATAAGGCCTCCACCTTAACCTGTCAAATTAATCATCTCGTAAAAACACGCTTTCAAAATAAAAATTTTATGGGATATATAAGCGTGTTCGAGTTTTTGTTATTTACGTTAACTTACGATCATAAGCAAAAGATATGTATGCCCACAAAAAAACCCGCCGAAGCGGGTTTGTTTTCTAACTCTAAAACTCAACAGCTATTAAAGCTTGTCAGAGTTTCCAGCTAGGTATTCTGCAACGCCGTCTGGTGTGTTAACCATGCCTGCGTCACCTTTGTTCCAGCCTGCTGGGCAAACGTGTCCGTTTTCTTCGAAGAACTGAAGGGCTTCTACAACACGTACTAGCTCGTCGATGTTACGACCAATTGGCTCATCGTTCATGTGCTGTGCGCGTACAACGCCGCTCTTGTCGATAACGAAAGAAGCGCGGAAAGAAACGCCTGCTGGGTAATAGCTGTCGCCACCGATAGATTCAACACCGAAAGACTTACAGATGTCGTGGTTCATGTCGCCAACCATGGTGTATTGAACTTGACCAATACCACCTTCGTTTACTGGCGTGTTGCGCCATGCGTTATGCGTGAAGTGTGAATCTACAGAAACGGCCATCACTTCAACACCTAGCTCTTTCAGTTTCGCCATGCGGTGATCAAGTGCGATCAACTCAGATGGGCATACAAACGTGAAGTCTAGTGGGTAGAAAAATACCAAGGCATATTTACCTTTGATAGTTTCAGCAAGGTTGAAGGAATCAACAATTTCGCCATTGCCCAGTACCGCTGGTGCTGTGAAATCGGGTGCTTTACGACCTAATAATACGCTCATATTTATTCTCCATTTAAAGTATTGATGGTTACTTTATTATAAAAGTGCTGCTTAACTCCCAACAGCACTTCTGTCTTAATTCGAGGGCAGCTACTTTAACTGATTCCATGTGAAAATGCTTGTCAATACAAGCTATAACTATCATAGCAACTGGCTATCAGTGGCATAGTTTCTATTAACATTGCCAACTTAACTAAAGTTGCCTTAATACGGTCATCGGCGCTACTTTGACTACCTTTCGGGTAGACAAGCTGCCCACTAATCCAATTAAGATGCCGCCGCATACTGGCCCCAATACCCAAAGACCGTAACTTGGCTGGTATTCAATGTTAAGCAGCTCTGTTTGTAAGAAATACAGAGTTGTTTCAGCGCCTAGTACGGCTAATACTACGGCCAAGGTGCCCAATGCTATGAACTCAATAGCTAAAGAGCCCCTTATTAACTGAGCTTTTGCTCCTAATGTACGCAAAATGGCACTCTCTTTTAATCGGCTGTCTAGCGTAGCTTGCACACTGGCGATTAATACGATCAACCCCGCTATCAACACTAGCGATAAAATAAACTCAATCGCCAGGGTCACTTGCGACACGATGCCTTGAATCTGCTCAATGATGGCATCCACTTCAATGACTGTTATGGTGGGGTAGGCTTGTAAAATTTCAACCAGCAATGGCTTTTGAGATTCATCCAAGTAAAAGCTGGTTAAATTAGCCGCGCCTGCGCCACCTAAAATAGGCGCGCTAAAAATGATATAAAAGTTTGGCGATAAGCTATCCCATTGAACTGTTCTTAGGTTATCAACTTCAACTTTTACCTCTTGGCCACCAAAAGAAAAGGTCAGCTCATCACCTATTTGAATATTCAATGCTTTTGCGTAATCTTGCTCAACCGACACTAGATTTTTAGTAGCATCTTCGGCATCGAACCATTCGCCTTCTACAACTTCGTTGTCTTCTGCCAGCGTGTTTGACCAAGTATTATTGAGTTCTCGCCTGAAATCATCGCCATCGGGCTTTAAGCGCTCTACTCTGTCGGCAATAGACTCTTCATTGACATAAGTTAAGCGCCCGCGAATCATTGGGTAAAAAGGCGTAGATTGAATGTCATTGCGCTCAAAGATCGACTCTAAACCGGCACGGTCCTCTTCAAAGATATTAAAAGCAAAGTGGTTCGGCGTGCCTTCTGGCAGCTGGTCTTGCCATTGCGATAACAAGCTTGTTCGTAATAACGTTAAAATAAACAGCAACATGAGCGACATCGAAAATATCACAATTTGAAAGCTATTTTGACTACTGTGTCGCTGCAAACTGGCCAGGCCTAAACGCCACGTAGTACCAAGGCGAGAGGCCAATTTTTTGGCCAAGTAAATCATTGCTCGAGCCAACAAACTTACGCCCACCACCGCTACGGCACCGGCTATGACGATTGCGATCGTAATTGCAAAACTTTTTGAATAAAAATACACCAAACCAATTACCGCTAAACCACCTAGGATCATCGTTTTTGCTTGGCTTAATGTGCCGCCGGCCATGTCCGATCGTAGCACTCGCGAAGGTGGTGTATTACGCAACATCCACATCGGAGGAAAAGCAAACGCAATTAAGCACACAAAGCCAGTCAGTACGCCAATGAGCAACGGCCTTGCGGTTGCTGGTTCAAGTTCTCTAGGAAATAATCCGCTAAACACCTCTAAGAAAGACCAATGCAGAAACCAACCTAATGCCAAGCCCAGCGTTACAACGATAGCGCCCAAAATCATTAAGTTGCCAGCGTATAACCACGAAATATTTACGGGTGTTAAACCTAAGGTTTTTAACAAGGCTACATGACTAAGTTGGCGGTTTGCGTAGCGTTTAGAAGCGAGTGCTAACGCCACCCCCCCTAATACAACACCAAGAGCACCCGCTAACAATAGAAAGCTTTCAGCTCTTTCTAAGGTTTCGGTCACGCTTTCATTGGCATCTGTAACATCACGCCATCTGTGGTGTTCTACCTCTATTTGAGACCATTCTTCTTGAAAAGCCTCAATGTTGTCTCCTGCCAACAACAAACGATATTGAACACGACTGCCCACTTGCACAGCACCTGTGGCGTCAATATCTTCGGCGTTTATCATTACTCGAGGCGAAAACCCTAAGCCGCCACTTTGGCTATCGGGTTCTTTTACGAGCACTTTGGTTACAGTTAAATCGGTATCGCCGACGCCGATTACATCACCAATAGAAACCCCCAATGCTGCAACAACGCGAGAATTAAGCCAAGCTTCGCCAGGTTTTGGTCCTTGCGTTACAACCGAAACCTCACCGTAGGGCTCGTTAGACACTTCCAGAACACCCTTAAGTGGGTACTCAGAGGATACCGCTTTGATAGAGGCTAATTGCAACTTGCCATCATTCCCAAAAGCAATTGCCTGAAACCCTATGACATTGGCCGTTTCTAATCCATACGATTGAGCTTGGGCTTGCCACTGCGCCTCTATTGGTTGGCTACCAGAAATTTGAGCATCGGCTGCCAACAAAGAACTGGCTTCGTCTAAAATAGAATTACGAATTCGGTCAGAAAATAGACCAATGCCTGTTACCGTGGTCACCGCCACCAGTAAAGCCGCAATGAGTACATTGAGCTCTCCACCACGCCAATCTCGCCACAGCAGTTTAACGGTCAATGCACTGAGCGTTTTCCGTGTGTTTGAACTCATGCTGTTACCTCAACCAATTCTCCAGCCGTCATTTCAAACTGTCTATCACACCTTGCCGCGAGATGAGGGTCATGAGTGACTAATACCAAGGTGGTTTTTTGTTCTTTGTTTAGGCTAAACAATAAATCGGCAATTTTATCTCCCGTGGTGGTATCCAAATTCCCGGTGGGTTCATCGGCAAACAAAATCGCCGATTCACTTGCAAATGCACGGGCTACCGCCACTCGTTGCTGCTCACCGCCACTGAGTTGTTGCGGATAGTGGCTTATTCGATCTGATAACCCCACGCGCTCTAACCAAGATTGAGCCTGCTTATCTGGATTGGCTAGTCCTTTAACTTCTAAAGGCAACATGACATTTTCTAAGGCCGTTAAACTAGGTAACAACTGAAAGTTTTGAAACACAAAACTCACCTTTTCACCACGTAACAGCGCACGGCCTTCTTCGTCCATTTGAGTAATATCTTGACCAGCAACGTGAATGTGCCCACTACTGGGAGTATCTAACCCCGCCAACATTCCGAGCAATGTAGATTTACCAGACCCTGAGACACCTACAATGGCGATACTCTCTCCAGAATAAATTGCCATATTTATACCTTTGAGAATGACTAATGCCCCTTCCCGATTCGGTACTTCCTGTTTAAGATCTTGTGTCTGAATTATTACATCGGTCTGAGTTGTCATGAAAATAGCCATCCAAAATATATTTGCACATAAGAATAAGGGAATTGTTGCCCTAGTTTGTTCATTTTTACTGCTTTTATTCAGTCCCATTAGTCACGCTAAGACCATTTTAGTTCATGGTGATAGCTTATCGGCTGGTTACGGTATGCTTCCAGAGCAAACTTGGGTAACCCTAATGGCCAAGCAACTTGGCGAAGGCGTTACTGTAGTAAACAGCAGCATCAGCGGTGAAACCTCTAAAGGTGGGTTAGACCGATTGCCTGCACTATTATCCGAAACCCAACCAGACATCGTCATGATTGAACTGGGCGCTAATGATGGTTTACGTGGCTACCCTATCAATCAGACCACTGAAAACTTAAGAAAAATGATCTCTCTAGCGCAAAATCAAGGTGCCGAGGTTGTCTTGTTGGGCATTCGCTTACCGCCAAATTTCGGCAAACGTTATACCGAACCCTTTTTTAATCAATATGCCGTGCTTGCTAATGAGTATGAAACTGGCTACCTACCCTTTTTGCTGGAAGGTGTTGCAGGCTACGATGAATACATGCAAGCCGATGGTTTACACCCTACTGCCCAAGCGCAACCGCTCATTCTTAATAACGTCTTACCCTTTATTACCGATTAGGGGCTAAGAATAAGCGAAGAATTCGATTACAATCAGCGTCATTAACCATCCACTTTTTATGCTAGGAGTATTTATGGCGGCAGTTCTTTGTTTCGGTGAAGCTTTGATAGATTTTTTGAATACTGGCTCGCAAGCCGAAGGGCCGCTTGCCATTCCTGAGTTTCGTCAATTTCCAGGGGGAGCACCGGCTAATGTTGCGGTGGCTATTGCTAAACTCGGCGGTGATGCTCGGTTCGCCGGACAAGTAGGCAATGATAGCTTCGGTCAGTTTCTTAAAAATGCCCTCGATACCTATGAAGTAGATACTGCACACCTGATGACGCATGCTTCGGCTAAAACCGCACTTGCCTTTGTCATGCTAGATGAAACCGGAGAGCGTTCATTTGAGTTTTACCGTGATAAAAGTGCCGACTTATTAGTCACTCCCCAAGATATAAAAGACATTTGGTTTCGAGACGCAAACATATTCCATTTTTGCTCAAACACCTTAACCGATGAAAACATAGCCGCTACCACTTTGTTCGCGTTAGAGCGCGCCCGTAAGCAAGGCTGTTTAGTCAGTTTCGATGTAAACCTTCGCCATAACTTGTGGCCTAACAATGTCATTGATAAAGAGCGTATTAGAGCCTGTTTCGAACACGTTGACATCGTAAAGGTATCAAAGGAAGAACTCGATTTTCTGGAGCCCGAAGGTGAAGCAGCCTTTGTGAAAACAGTTATTGGTCTGGGAGCTAAAGTTATTTTACTCACAGACGCTGGCAACCCGATAAAGATTTTAGCCAAGGGCATCTACTCTGAAATTTCACCGCCCGATACAGAAGTAAAAGATACAACTGCAGCGGGCGATGCCTTTACCGGCGGTTTCTTATTTGCCCTCTCAGAACAAAGTGATATACGCAAAGCCATTGCAAGCCAATCTACATTAGAGGCTATGACTGTTTTCGCAAGCAAATGTGGAGCCTTTACGGTGGCCCGTCAAGGTGCGTTCACGGCCTTGCCAACGCTAGATGATTTGGAGAGCTAAGTTGTGAGCAACACTCATTCAACTCTGCCAAATTTTAGATCGGTTGACTTTTTAGAGTCTCACATCAAATCGATTATCGAATTTTACAATCACGCTAAAGATGAATCCGGCGGTTTTTTTCACAACTATTTAGATAACGGTGAAGTCTATGATCGAGGCACGAAGCATCTTGTGAGCTCGTGCCGAATGATTTTTAATTTTGAACAATCCCATCGCCTATTCGGCGATGAAAACCATAAATTAATGGCACAACATGGCTTGGCGTTTTTAAGATCTCAGCACTGGCAAAATTCACGGCAAGGCTATGTCTGGACATTTGAAAATTACCAAGTAAATGATGAAACCAACCAATGCTATGGTTTGGCGTTTGTCATGCTGGCTTTTGCTACAGTTTTAAAGCAAGGCGATGAAAGTGCACGAGCCGATATTTATCACACTTGGTCTTTGCTCGAAAAGCATTTTTGGCAGGCCGAGCAAGGCTTATACGCCGATGAAGTATCTGCAGATTGGTCACAAACCTCTGACTATCGCGGCCAGAATGCCAATATGCACATGTGCGAAGCCTTAATTTTTGCCTATGAAGCCACACACGATGATCAATTTTTAGATAGGGCCTACGCTTTATCTAGAACCATTGCCGTTGAACAAGCGGATAAATCAGGTGGTTTAATATGGGAGCATTTTAAGTTCGATCTCAACATCGATTGGGATTACAACAAGGATGACCCTAAAAACCTTTACCGCCCGTGGGGGTTTCAACCCGGACACCAAACTGAGTGGACTAAATTACTGCTCATGTTGCATAAACATAAGCCTGAAAACTGGATGGTTGAACGCGCACAACAGCTTTTTGATAAAGCGTTTGAAATTGCGTGGGATACCGAGCACGGCGGCTTGTTTTATGGTTTTGATCCTGAC from Reinekea marina includes the following:
- a CDS encoding AzlC family ABC transporter permease, which translates into the protein MSQAQQHITSRLIYQGFVQLLPISIFVIAFGLAFGLAATQHGLTNSAILAMSAFVFAGASQFATLDLWGAEIAIIPVMITVFAINARHLLMGASLHQHIAHLSVTKRYGAMMLVTDANWAMSLQAINNGKQGLGILIGGGIALWLCWLLGTWLGLYFGSAIKDPVSLGLDMVMACFLLSMVAGGKVDVKIIVIWSAAALSSLLAYWYLPPNSHVIVGALVGGFIGAFWLGKKA
- a CDS encoding NADPH-dependent FMN reductase gives rise to the protein MIVSSSQDPNSRSRILAKQCQATLETLAIDTKFVDLDELNIPNFDNNTIYESSQYKYLHAITKDAVGIVLCSPTYNWGTCSELKKYIEYVGSTDEQHVGALFDKVITFVNSAGLPHSYMAHTPLANSLMLDFKCIINPYNVYVHDRHWVNGMLSEERKPRLVKSMQVMHELCALLEGRTYKSEWEI
- a CDS encoding peroxiredoxin, giving the protein MSVLLGRKAPDFTAPAVLGNGEIVDSFNLAETIKGKYALVFFYPLDFTFVCPSELIALDHRMAKLKELGVEVMAVSVDSHFTHNAWRNTPVNEGGIGQVQYTMVGDMNHDICKSFGVESIGGDSYYPAGVSFRASFVIDKSGVVRAQHMNDEPIGRNIDELVRVVEALQFFEENGHVCPAGWNKGDAGMVNTPDGVAEYLAGNSDKL
- a CDS encoding ABC transporter permease translates to MSSNTRKTLSALTVKLLWRDWRGGELNVLIAALLVAVTTVTGIGLFSDRIRNSILDEASSLLAADAQISGSQPIEAQWQAQAQSYGLETANVIGFQAIAFGNDGKLQLASIKAVSSEYPLKGVLEVSNEPYGEVSVVTQGPKPGEAWLNSRVVAALGVSIGDVIGVGDTDLTVTKVLVKEPDSQSGGLGFSPRVMINAEDIDATGAVQVGSRVQYRLLLAGDNIEAFQEEWSQIEVEHHRWRDVTDANESVTETLERAESFLLLAGALGVVLGGVALALASKRYANRQLSHVALLKTLGLTPVNISWLYAGNLMILGAIVVTLGLALGWFLHWSFLEVFSGLFPRELEPATARPLLIGVLTGFVCLIAFAFPPMWMLRNTPPSRVLRSDMAGGTLSQAKTMILGGLAVIGLVYFYSKSFAITIAIVIAGAVAVVGVSLLARAMIYLAKKLASRLGTTWRLGLASLQRHSSQNSFQIVIFSMSLMLLFILTLLRTSLLSQWQDQLPEGTPNHFAFNIFEEDRAGLESIFERNDIQSTPFYPMIRGRLTYVNEESIADRVERLKPDGDDFRRELNNTWSNTLAEDNEVVEGEWFDAEDATKNLVSVEQDYAKALNIQIGDELTFSFGGQEVKVEVDNLRTVQWDSLSPNFYIIFSAPILGGAGAANLTSFYLDESQKPLLVEILQAYPTITVIEVDAIIEQIQGIVSQVTLAIEFILSLVLIAGLIVLIASVQATLDSRLKESAILRTLGAKAQLIRGSLAIEFIALGTLAVVLAVLGAETTLYFLQTELLNIEYQPSYGLWVLGPVCGGILIGLVGSLSTRKVVKVAPMTVLRQL
- a CDS encoding ABC transporter ATP-binding protein → MTTQTDVIIQTQDLKQEVPNREGALVILKGINMAIYSGESIAIVGVSGSGKSTLLGMLAGLDTPSSGHIHVAGQDITQMDEEGRALLRGEKVSFVFQNFQLLPSLTALENVMLPLEVKGLANPDKQAQSWLERVGLSDRISHYPQQLSGGEQQRVAVARAFASESAILFADEPTGNLDTTTGDKIADLLFSLNKEQKTTLVLVTHDPHLAARCDRQFEMTAGELVEVTA
- a CDS encoding arylesterase — encoded protein: MKIAIQNIFAHKNKGIVALVCSFLLLLFSPISHAKTILVHGDSLSAGYGMLPEQTWVTLMAKQLGEGVTVVNSSISGETSKGGLDRLPALLSETQPDIVMIELGANDGLRGYPINQTTENLRKMISLAQNQGAEVVLLGIRLPPNFGKRYTEPFFNQYAVLANEYETGYLPFLLEGVAGYDEYMQADGLHPTAQAQPLILNNVLPFITD
- a CDS encoding carbohydrate kinase family protein yields the protein MNTGSQAEGPLAIPEFRQFPGGAPANVAVAIAKLGGDARFAGQVGNDSFGQFLKNALDTYEVDTAHLMTHASAKTALAFVMLDETGERSFEFYRDKSADLLVTPQDIKDIWFRDANIFHFCSNTLTDENIAATTLFALERARKQGCLVSFDVNLRHNLWPNNVIDKERIRACFEHVDIVKVSKEELDFLEPEGEAAFVKTVIGLGAKVILLTDAGNPIKILAKGIYSEISPPDTEVKDTTAAGDAFTGGFLFALSEQSDIRKAIASQSTLEAMTVFASKCGAFTVARQGAFTALPTLDDLES
- a CDS encoding AGE family epimerase/isomerase, whose amino-acid sequence is MSNTHSTLPNFRSVDFLESHIKSIIEFYNHAKDESGGFFHNYLDNGEVYDRGTKHLVSSCRMIFNFEQSHRLFGDENHKLMAQHGLAFLRSQHWQNSRQGYVWTFENYQVNDETNQCYGLAFVMLAFATVLKQGDESARADIYHTWSLLEKHFWQAEQGLYADEVSADWSQTSDYRGQNANMHMCEALIFAYEATHDDQFLDRAYALSRTIAVEQADKSGGLIWEHFKFDLNIDWDYNKDDPKNLYRPWGFQPGHQTEWTKLLLMLHKHKPENWMVERAQQLFDKAFEIAWDTEHGGLFYGFDPDGNICDEDKYFWVQAESFAAAALLAQATGDEKYWKHYDQLWQYSWRHFIDHKHGAWFRILNADNSKVTDKKSEAGAKCDYHTLGACTLVVDSLKAK